In the genome of Deltaproteobacteria bacterium, one region contains:
- a CDS encoding chemotaxis protein CheW, giving the protein MKIEGRQPDLPETKEQNEVDMHQFLVVKLASGLYAFAAQNVVHVALPLTPMPVPTAPTFILGIIHIQGRFIAAVDFQQWLQVSSPVSQDTPDINSIHNNNNARLVVIEGTQSAIAILVDSVVGLQSIAANAIHTTVGDVADNHNGTLIGRVGIFDSSNGPTTILNTNEIIASLINQQQTSNNS; this is encoded by the coding sequence ATGAAGATCGAGGGACGACAACCTGATCTTCCCGAAACTAAAGAGCAAAACGAAGTTGATATGCACCAATTTTTGGTGGTCAAACTAGCTAGCGGTTTATATGCCTTTGCTGCTCAAAACGTAGTTCATGTAGCGTTGCCATTAACTCCTATGCCAGTACCAACAGCCCCAACATTCATATTAGGAATAATTCATATACAAGGGCGATTTATTGCTGCTGTCGATTTTCAACAATGGCTACAAGTATCATCACCTGTATCTCAAGACACCCCAGATATTAATTCTATTCATAATAACAATAATGCTCGCCTCGTTGTTATTGAAGGTACGCAATCAGCAATTGCGATTTTAGTAGACTCCGTTGTTGGACTACAATCAATTGCTGCAAACGCTATTCATACTACCGTGGGAGATGTTGCAGACAACCATAATGGGACTCTTATTGGCAGAGTAGGGATATTTGATTCCTCTAATGGTCCAACGACTATATTAAATACTAATGAAATTATCGCCTCACTAATTAATCAACAACAAACAAGTAATAACAGCTAG
- a CDS encoding response regulator yields the protein MTSMEQARIELLQEFRRSVHERVERITFSWITIENEPENQELLEGLLRELHTLKGEAKMMGFVTLSRLAHRTEDVVISAKEQSFQVTPDYGDAILAALDAMTSLSQEEGDDGRAETGFKDLFAKLDTLIKKEAKTASSSNTSSNKVTTVTQKESAENYINNNEVITTAATVSNKEKLSHQSGHKKETTLAVTSETSIRVDASLVAKFSEATSEAVVAHERYNRHIDLLDQLCQELDPITTQLANVTHLKNNTNNNYHHSVNEQCLLQLQNLATSIQSEVIMMRDMIRQGVQEARELEYRARLLRLVPISGLFAKYSRPTRQLAHEHNKLVALTITHRGVSLDRHVVDAIAEPILHLVRNAIDHGIETPAQREQTGKSKEGHLELTASQEASMVLITIADDGAGIDPQQVQQRAISLGLLNENSDPLSTQEAIAYLFRTGFSTRTITTETSGRGVGLDVVKSQVERLGGSVRVTSSLGIGTRFELRVPLMVALTRVLVVHTQTARYAMPSNSILAIIEVDHTKLEYVDGRPTIRFEDNPVPLVAFASVVENGNSDNLKQKRAAIIAHESSRVAITISRELTDTEVIIKPLGTIFETTRLFSGACILDEGKSALIINPAELVVRALGKQMVYEASTSSPTYKTESIMLVEDSAITRAMVARILVSFGYRIIEATDGEQALSLLAQEHVDLVLTDIDMPRMDGIALTSRLRAESRWRTLPVIVLSTRGSDTDKRRALSAGADAYIVKTQFSEKTLHDTLKRRLGN from the coding sequence ATGACCTCAATGGAACAAGCTCGCATAGAGTTATTGCAAGAATTTCGTCGTTCTGTGCATGAGCGTGTCGAACGTATAACTTTTTCTTGGATAACCATAGAAAACGAGCCGGAAAATCAAGAACTCCTAGAAGGATTGCTTCGCGAATTGCACACCCTTAAAGGTGAAGCAAAAATGATGGGTTTTGTAACTTTAAGTCGTTTAGCACATCGCACTGAAGATGTTGTAATTTCTGCAAAGGAACAATCTTTTCAGGTTACTCCAGATTATGGTGACGCTATTCTTGCAGCTCTTGATGCTATGACTTCGCTTTCACAAGAAGAAGGCGATGATGGCAGGGCTGAAACAGGTTTTAAAGATCTATTTGCAAAACTTGATACTCTGATTAAAAAAGAAGCAAAAACAGCTTCTTCAAGCAACACTAGTAGTAATAAAGTTACCACTGTAACACAGAAAGAAAGTGCTGAAAATTATATTAATAACAATGAAGTGATTACTACAGCAGCTACCGTTAGCAATAAAGAAAAATTATCTCATCAATCAGGTCATAAAAAAGAAACAACTCTTGCTGTAACTTCTGAAACTTCAATAAGAGTTGATGCTAGTTTAGTTGCTAAATTTTCAGAAGCCACCAGTGAAGCCGTTGTTGCTCATGAACGTTATAATCGACATATTGACCTCCTAGATCAACTTTGCCAAGAACTCGATCCTATAACTACCCAGTTAGCAAATGTTACTCATTTAAAAAACAATACCAATAATAACTATCATCATAGTGTTAATGAACAATGCCTCCTTCAACTACAAAATCTTGCTACTTCTATCCAGTCTGAAGTCATAATGATGCGGGATATGATTCGACAAGGGGTACAAGAAGCACGCGAATTGGAATACCGTGCACGATTGTTACGCTTAGTCCCAATCTCTGGATTATTTGCAAAATACTCTAGACCAACTCGTCAATTAGCCCATGAGCATAATAAACTTGTAGCATTAACTATTACCCATCGTGGAGTATCTTTAGACCGACATGTTGTTGATGCAATCGCTGAACCTATTTTACATCTTGTTCGTAATGCTATCGACCACGGTATAGAAACTCCCGCACAGCGAGAACAAACTGGTAAATCAAAAGAAGGACATCTTGAACTAACAGCTTCACAAGAAGCTAGCATGGTACTAATTACTATTGCAGATGATGGCGCAGGCATTGATCCACAACAAGTACAACAACGTGCTATCTCTTTAGGTTTATTAAACGAAAATAGTGACCCTCTATCAACCCAAGAAGCCATCGCCTATTTATTTCGCACTGGTTTTTCAACTCGTACTATAACCACTGAAACATCTGGACGCGGTGTTGGGCTAGATGTTGTAAAAAGCCAAGTTGAACGTCTCGGTGGTTCAGTACGAGTAACCAGCTCATTAGGTATCGGTACACGTTTCGAATTACGAGTACCTTTAATGGTGGCATTAACTCGTGTACTAGTAGTGCATACACAGACTGCACGTTATGCCATGCCAAGTAACTCTATTTTAGCTATTATTGAAGTTGATCATACCAAACTTGAATATGTCGATGGTCGCCCCACTATTCGTTTCGAGGATAATCCCGTTCCACTCGTCGCCTTTGCCAGCGTAGTTGAAAATGGTAATAGCGACAACCTAAAACAAAAACGTGCGGCAATTATCGCACATGAATCATCTCGTGTTGCTATAACTATAAGTCGTGAACTTACAGATACTGAAGTAATTATTAAGCCTTTGGGCACTATTTTCGAAACTACACGACTATTCTCAGGTGCTTGCATTCTTGATGAAGGTAAAAGCGCATTAATTATTAATCCTGCTGAGTTAGTTGTACGCGCTCTTGGCAAACAAATGGTTTATGAAGCTTCAACATCTTCTCCTACTTACAAAACTGAAAGTATTATGCTTGTTGAAGACTCTGCAATCACCCGCGCCATGGTTGCCCGTATTTTAGTATCATTTGGTTATCGTATCATTGAAGCAACAGACGGAGAGCAAGCACTTTCTCTGCTTGCGCAAGAACATGTTGATCTTGTGTTAACCGATATTGATATGCCACGAATGGATGGTATTGCGCTGACTAGCCGTCTACGCGCCGAGAGTCGTTGGCGAACACTACCGGTAATCGTCTTGTCAACCCGGGGCAGCGATACCGATAAACGCCGTGCTCTATCAGCTGGTGCTGATGCATATATCGTAAAAACTCAATTTTCAGAAAAAACGTTACACGATACCCTTAAACGTAGACTCGGAAATTAA
- the cheB gene encoding chemotaxis-specific protein-glutamate methyltransferase CheB: protein MDNSTTKISVLLVDDSPLVRAILRQVLLSAGDFTIVGEAGDGQEAVRLAATLKPQIITMDLAMPLLGGLEAITQIMSNAPTRILVISDPSVVAERNAAFDAITRGALDLVTKPAAWIKSERDQLIQTLHRLAKVPVVFHPRGSYEHRRLKPLPAKPIVINEPEVIVIGASTGGPRVLQEILAKRPTDFPIPIVIVQHLGEDFAQGFIDWLDSTVNISVREAHNNCSFKPGQVLVGIRGHHIALSSTKRIRLQADPPRNGHQPSIDILFESAAEAFGANVVGILLTGMGSDGAFGLNMIHKTGGITIAQNEASCVVFGMPKVAIELGGVNSILSINEINQLLDSLAKSVKPKVGSDL, encoded by the coding sequence ATGGATAATTCAACGACAAAAATTTCTGTGTTATTAGTTGACGATTCGCCATTGGTAAGAGCCATTTTACGTCAGGTACTTCTAAGTGCTGGTGATTTTACTATAGTTGGGGAAGCAGGAGACGGCCAAGAAGCGGTACGCCTTGCTGCTACATTAAAACCACAAATTATTACTATGGATTTGGCCATGCCACTTTTAGGCGGCCTTGAAGCTATTACTCAAATAATGTCAAATGCACCAACACGCATTTTGGTTATTAGCGATCCTTCTGTAGTTGCTGAGCGTAATGCTGCTTTTGATGCAATAACTCGCGGTGCCCTTGATTTAGTTACCAAACCAGCGGCTTGGATAAAATCTGAACGAGATCAACTAATACAAACATTACATCGTTTGGCAAAAGTACCGGTGGTTTTTCATCCACGTGGTTCTTATGAACATCGTCGCTTAAAACCATTACCTGCTAAACCAATTGTTATTAATGAGCCAGAAGTGATTGTAATTGGAGCCTCTACTGGTGGACCTCGTGTTCTTCAGGAAATTTTAGCTAAAAGACCAACCGACTTTCCGATACCTATAGTAATTGTACAACACTTAGGTGAAGATTTTGCCCAAGGTTTTATCGATTGGCTTGATTCAACTGTTAATATTTCGGTGCGTGAAGCGCATAATAATTGTTCTTTTAAGCCCGGCCAAGTCCTAGTTGGTATTCGTGGCCATCATATTGCTTTATCTTCAACTAAACGTATACGTCTGCAAGCTGATCCGCCTCGCAATGGTCATCAACCCTCAATTGATATTTTATTTGAATCAGCGGCTGAAGCCTTTGGCGCAAATGTTGTTGGTATTCTACTCACTGGAATGGGAAGTGACGGCGCGTTTGGACTTAATATGATACATAAGACTGGTGGAATTACCATTGCACAAAATGAAGCCAGTTGTGTTGTTTTCGGTATGCCAAAAGTTGCCATTGAATTAGGTGGCGTAAATTCGATTCTTAGTATTAACGAAATCAATCAACTTCTCGACTCACTTGCTAAAAGCGTTAAACCAAAAGTGGGGTCAGATTTATGA
- a CDS encoding type II toxin-antitoxin system VapC family toxin, which produces MKPVLVDANVIIDIATEDTNWYQWSAEQLEQCASDSILIINPIIYAEVSIGFARIEELDAVVPLEFFKREPIPFEAGFLAGKAFINYRRKGGVRNKPLPDFFIGAHAAIRGYRLLTRDVSRYRTYFPSVELIAPS; this is translated from the coding sequence ATGAAGCCAGTATTGGTTGACGCTAATGTCATTATTGATATCGCTACTGAAGATACTAATTGGTATCAATGGTCAGCTGAGCAACTTGAGCAATGTGCTAGCGACAGTATTCTAATAATTAACCCAATAATCTATGCTGAAGTCTCTATTGGTTTTGCCCGTATTGAAGAACTTGATGCTGTCGTACCGCTTGAATTTTTTAAGCGTGAACCGATACCATTTGAAGCTGGGTTTCTAGCGGGAAAGGCATTTATAAATTATCGCCGCAAGGGTGGTGTGCGCAACAAACCATTACCTGATTTTTTTATTGGCGCTCATGCCGCAATAAGAGGCTATCGTTTATTAACGCGAGATGTATCTCGATACCGTACTTATTTCCCTTCAGTAGAATTGATTGCACCGAGTTAG
- a CDS encoding AbrB/MazE/SpoVT family DNA-binding domain-containing protein: protein MRITAKGQVTIPLHIREQLRLQPDTEVVFAIDGNAVRITRAKQQSNKRGKQLLKRLRGSASTNMTTEQIMALTRGKS from the coding sequence ATGAGAATTACAGCAAAAGGGCAAGTAACTATACCATTGCATATTCGTGAGCAATTGCGTTTGCAACCAGATACTGAGGTTGTGTTTGCTATTGACGGTAATGCTGTTCGTATCACACGCGCCAAGCAGCAAAGCAATAAGCGTGGCAAACAATTATTAAAGAGACTACGTGGCAGTGCCAGCACGAATATGACAACTGAGCAAATAATGGCACTTACACGTGGAAAATCATGA